Within the Miscanthus floridulus cultivar M001 chromosome 2, ASM1932011v1, whole genome shotgun sequence genome, the region GAGATTACTAATAATAGTTGATGGCTGATGCACACAGGGCAGCAATAAATACAAATGCTACACCACAAATCTGATCCGATCCAAACAGTACATCTTGTgcgtggcaaaaaaaaaaaagatacagatttattatttattttcggaCCCACAGGGCTATCAACCAGTCTCTTCCAGAAAATGGTTTCAGCGAAACCATGTGCTGGAGGTGGATAATGACATTGCACTGGCCACTAGACGGGGGTAACAGACAAGGTCCATGACTCAAGCAACAAGCAAGGTCTGCTCTACTCTGCTCTGCTGAAGTGTAGTAAGAGACAAGGGTCGCTAAAGATGATGAAAGAGATTAAATGGATGAAGGCTGCAATAAAATAGTATGGAGTGATGGCATGCTTTTTCAGATCCGAAGAtagggagagaaaaaaaaaaggctaTTGTTAACTCGCCGCCTTCTTTCCCGATGCAGGGAGGGGCTGATGATGAGTCAGAAAGCTGATAAGCCCACATGCTGCATCCATAGACGGCCTTGGGACCTTGCTAAAAATTGACTCGCAAAAGAACAAGCAACAAGAGACCCAAAGGGTTTCTTGCAAGTACCCCTCATGATGCATATCCAACTATATAAGAGGGCCCTTGCTCAATCACTGAGCAGGCCAGCACTCATTGAAGAGCCACGCACTCACGCACACAGCGTCATAGAGCGATCAGGGGAGAGGTGAAGAGGAAGCAGGGCAGGCAGCAGGCATGGAGCCTCATCACGCAAACAAGGTATGCACTGCTGCCTAACCGCCTCCTAGTCAAGATGGGTTCGAGCTGTAAAACCTTTGGCAGGACAAATCGACCGAAAGCCTGGATATAACATATTATCCAAGACCTACTACCTTGCCAAAAAATCTGCCGGGGGTCCAGAAATTTTCCTGATGATTGATGATGTAGGATTCCTGCATTACTGTCTTCAGGCTTCATCCAGATTATCCAGATGGATGCATAGGTTTTCCTGCAATAGCATTCAGACAAAACACACTATCATTTCTGCATATGAACATCAGCTCTGTAGAAACACAGAATTGAATCAAAGTATTTTATTCCTGTTCGTGAAAGCAATCAAACATAGAATATCCCGGTTCTTATAAAGGCAGAAATTCTGATAGAGACATCAAAATTGGACCTTTTTCACTTTACGAACAGGTCTTACTGTTAACCATTCCGCATCTACAAATAAAACCTTAAAACAACGACTTGTGCTAACCTGAGTTATCTTGTTCATCTGCTgtgaagccaaagccaaagctcaGCATGAAGCATTCCAAGTTCATCTCCTGCAAGCTCTACATTTCTGAAAGCCGCAATGCTATGGCTGTGGACGCAATCGAGCGTGCAAGCAAGAGTGATGCTCAGGTTGTTGTCGTCAGCCAGTTTGGGGATAATCACTACAACCGTTTCCGCTATACACTTGTCTCCTACATCATCGACGACAGATCAACTGGAGAAGTGATATATAGTCCAATCAGGAAGGTGTTGCTAGCAATGATTGAGGCTGCATTTTCAACCATAGACCTTGAATCGCAGTCAGGAGCGCATCCAAGGATTGGTGTCGTCGATGACCTGTCTTTCCACCCCTTGGGTCAAGCCAGAATGGAGGATGCTGCTTCTTTGGCTAAGCAGGTAGCATCTGACATTGGAAATGGCTTACAAGGTATGTCCAATGTGTTAGGCTTCCAAAAATCAGCTCTTCAACTATTTTAATCTTCCTCAACGAATTGTATGTTTGCAGTCCCAGTATTCCTGTATGCAGCAGCCCACCCAACAGGAAAGTCTGCGGGTGCAATACGGCGTGAACTTGGCTACTACCGGCCAAATTACAAGGACAATCAGTGGTTAGGTAGCATGCTCCCTGATGTTCTGCCAGTTAAGCCTGATGTTGGTCCAACTCATGTCTCACATAAGAGAGGTGCCACAACAGTTGGTGTTACACCTTGGATTGAGAACTACAATGTCCCGGTACTATCTAAGGACGTCGCAACTGTGAGGAGGATTACCCGCAGGGTGAGTGGACGGGGTGGAGGGCTTCCCACGGTGCAAGCTCTTGCACTCTTCCATGGAGATGATTGCACAGAGATTGCATGCTTGTTGGATCCAGATCATGTCAGTGCCTATCAAGTTCAGACCGTGGTGGAGCAGATTGCAGGAGAGCAAGGACTTGAAGTTGAGCAGGGGTACTACACTGACATAACAAAGGATGCAATACTCGATAAGTATTTGAAGATTGCTTGCGCTGATGATTGATAAAGCCTGTATAGACTCTATGTGGCTGACATGCTTGTAACCATGAATGTCTGGAGTGGGCATCCATTGCTGTTTAGTTGTCAATTGCCATCTCAACCTGAATGAAGAACTGATTCTATTTTATACTTTGTGCACAAAATTTCAATAAATTGAGTACTAGAAACAATACAGATTACCAAATCAAACTATAGGAAGCTATTATTTTCTAATATTATaagcaaaacaagcaaataaaaaTAATCTCAATCTATTGATGGCCTGCTGTTAACTGATAAGGATAAATGGACATAGATTGTACTATGCTAGTTAGTAGCACAATAAAGACAAATTCTTGGAATTGATGAGGCTCAACACACAGTACTGGGATGAGAACTTTGTAAAATGGAAACACCGTATTAGTTAACATGAGTTTGTGGATATCGAGATAAAACTTAATTTATTGTTATATGACAATGGCTTCATCTTTTATGCCTCATTGTGTAAGAGGCAAAGGTTGCTGAAGATGATGCAAGAGAttagatggatggatggatggtgcTGCTCAACAGGCAATAACATAATACCATGTTCTTCAAAATAGTATTTGAGTGATGCCATGCGTTTTTGGATATCAAGACAAAACAATTGTTAACTCGCTGCCTTGCTTCACAA harbors:
- the LOC136523358 gene encoding formiminotransferase cyclodeaminase-like protein, which produces MEPHHANKPKPKLSMKHSKFISCKLYISESRNAMAVDAIERASKSDAQVVVVSQFGDNHYNRFRYTLVSYIIDDRSTGEVIYSPIRKVLLAMIEAAFSTIDLESQSGAHPRIGVVDDLSFHPLGQARMEDAASLAKQVASDIGNGLQVPVFLYAAAHPTGKSAGAIRRELGYYRPNYKDNQWLGSMLPDVLPVKPDVGPTHVSHKRGATTVGVTPWIENYNVPVLSKDVATVRRITRRVSGRGGGLPTVQALALFHGDDCTEIACLLDPDHVSAYQVQTVVEQIAGEQGLEVEQGYYTDITKDAILDKYLKIACADD